The following is a genomic window from Planctomycetota bacterium.
TCAGCTTCAGCGCCCCGCCGCCGGGAAGCTCGAAGGGCGTCTGCACGGACCCCTTGCCGAACGTCCGGGCGCCGACCAGGACCCCCCGCCGGTGGTCCTTCATCGCCCCCGCGAAAATCTCGCTGGCGCTGGCGGACCCTTCGTTGACGAGCACGACCAGGGGCAGCGGCGGAAGCGTATCCCCCTTCTGCGCCTGGAACGTCCGCTCGTCCTCGGGAGTCCGGCCGCGGGTGGTCACGATCACGCCCTCGTCCAGAAACCGGTCCGCCAGCTCGACGCATTCCGTCAGCAGCCCCCCGGGGTTGAACCGCACGTCCAGAACGAGCGCCCGGGCCCCCTGGTCGAGGAGTTTCTTCACCTCCTCGTCGAACTGTTCGACCATCTTGTCCGTGAAGTCGCTGATCCGGACGTATCCGATGCCGCCCTCGAGCATCCGGGCTTTGACGGCCTTGACCACGATGATCCGGCGCACGAGCTTGACCTCGAACGGCTCGCGACCCGGCCGGTAGAGCGTCAGCGTCACGGGGGTCCCCGGCTCCCCCTTGATCCGGCGGACGATCTCCATCAGCGCCATGCCCTTGACGGGCGCGCCGTCCACCTCCCGGATCTGGTCCCCGGGGAGCACGTCCGCCTCGAAGGCCGGCGTGCCCTCCACGGGCGTCTCGACGACCGGATATCCCGAAGCGCGATCCAGGCTCAGCATGATCCCGACGCCGCCGAATTTTCCCTCGAGCTGGGACTCCCGGAATTCCCGGTATTCCCGCGCGGTGAAATAATCCGAGTACGGATCGAGCCGGGAGACCATGCCCTCGAGCGCCCCATCCACGAGCGTCTCCGGGGGCACGTCCGCGTAATAGCGGTCCCGGACGCGCTCCAGCGCCGCCCGGATCTTGACGAGCTCGGGCGCGGAGGCCGCCCGGCCCCAGCGCAGGTACCCGAGCGACATCCCCGCCCCGAATCCTCCCAGGGCGAAAGCCAGGGCCACCGCCGGCAGGAGAGCCAGGACGAGCGACCGCCTGCGTTCGTTCATGCGCCGTTCCTCTCGAGCGCGTGGATTATAGCACGGTAGGGTATAATAAGCTCGGACGGCAACCCCGGGGCGGGCTTACTGGAGAGGGGAGTCCTTCATGAGGCCGGCAACCGTGACGGGAATCGGATCCGATACCACACGCTTCGAGCGCGGACGCGTTCCAGACTTCCTCCGGCTGATCGACGAGCTGCGGGCCCTGAAAACCCGGCTCATGGGCCTGGAGCTGGCGCGCCTCGAGGAGGAATACGACCAGCAGCGGACCGCCGCCGCCAAAGCCGCCGAAAAACGCGCCCGCACGGGGGCTCCCGAAGAGATCCTGCGCCTTCAGGCCGAAGCCCGCCGCATCGTGGACGCGGAGCTCGAACGCTCCAAGGAAATCCTCAACGCCCGCTATCAGAAGGTGGACCTCGGCCTGACCGCCCTGGGGCAGTTCCTCCAGACGGTCGGCCCCCTCAAGGAATGGGAATCCCGCCTGGCGGCGCAGGAGGACAGGCTCCGCAAGCTCGAAGACGAGATCAACATCCGCCGCAAGGTCATGACCCGGGAGCAGGAGGAGCTCGAGCGCGACCGGCAGCTCCTGGCCGCGGCGGAGGAGTCCTTCAAGAAGCGCT
Proteins encoded in this region:
- a CDS encoding S41 family peptidase, which translates into the protein MNERRRSLVLALLPAVALAFALGGFGAGMSLGYLRWGRAASAPELVKIRAALERVRDRYYADVPPETLVDGALEGMVSRLDPYSDYFTAREYREFRESQLEGKFGGVGIMLSLDRASGYPVVETPVEGTPAFEADVLPGDQIREVDGAPVKGMALMEIVRRIKGEPGTPVTLTLYRPGREPFEVKLVRRIIVVKAVKARMLEGGIGYVRISDFTDKMVEQFDEEVKKLLDQGARALVLDVRFNPGGLLTECVELADRFLDEGVIVTTRGRTPEDERTFQAQKGDTLPPLPLVVLVNEGSASASEIFAGAMKDHRRGVLVGARTFGKGSVQTPFELPGGGALKLTTARYFTPHGTSVHRENGKKDYGIDPDYRVEMTREEYDALKKRWVEERIVKGAARPKDGPDLPDHQLEAALEVLRARLEGREPAVRERLVPRPPPSDE